In Miscanthus floridulus cultivar M001 chromosome 8, ASM1932011v1, whole genome shotgun sequence, the sequence actctactcctactcctaaggggtggccggagccgaaaaaagtaaatgacttgtatttgattgattgtgtgtttgatACAATAGCcgagggtttatatttataccctgggctgataagagtcctaaactaacatgactagataaaaagaaataccaagatacatggactctaatttcccttatgtagaatcattgctgatgaagcttccttgtttgatacgtgtcattgtttctttcatcctaatatgcacctggacgtcatgtctctctcaaattaattaaataatatttcttggCCGGTCCATAAATATCCTTTAATTAGGAAACTCTctcgcttttgacatcatcggccgatctcttcctttccaggataagcttaccaaattttggtgtaaacagttggAAATAAATAATGTCGTGCTAGCATTTTTTAACGAAAATGCTCTAACCCGAGCGTCCAATATCCGCATGCTCCACCCACTCTCTGCGCCACCCGCCCTCTTTGCCACCGCCGCCCCCACCCGGCCCTCTGTATGTTGCCGCCGAGATCCGTGTTGCCGGCGAGCTCCACGCCGTCGGCGAGCAAAGTAGTGACCTTCATGCGCCACCCACCCGTCCTCTACGCGCACCACCACCCGTGTTGCCCCCACACCAGCCCTCTGCACCGTTGCCTAGCTCTGCGTTGCCGGTGAGCACACCGGTGACCTCCACGCGCCGATGAGCCTCCATTCACCGAAGCAGCAAGGGGATGTTTGCGCTGAAAgagcatgttgcaaacgtatgtttcaagagttgttgcaagtgtgtttatatcgatgttacaaaagtagattgagatgttgcacatgttgcaatggctatacacatatgtttcaagtgtatattcCCAACGTTTCATCTATATCAgatgtacgttgcaagtgtttccatctggatgttgcatatacatgcatgttgcaagcgtatgtttcaagtgttttcaagtgtttcatatgtccgttgcaagtattttatcagaatgttgcatatgtttgtaatagcttttcaagtgtttcagacatatgttagaagtgttttagttgttttcgaacgtatgttgcaagtgtttcaccttggtattgcaaaagtagatatggtgttgcacatgttataATAAGACCCACCCATCGTGGCCACCTACTGCAACCGCTAGGTGACGTACGGGCAGCACGGGCCCACTGCTAGGGCGCCGCCGAGCGAGCTTAGAGAAACTGAGCGTAGGCATAGGGGGCCCACGTGGAGAGGCACACGAAAAAATAGGCAGCGTGGGGGCGTGGGGCACCGGCTGACGCTAGCGCCcaggacgtccgggcgctagcaagtTTGTTTTTTTAAAAGATGTAGCAGATATTTAATGGAAAACTCTAAACTACATGACCTGCTTCAACCATCAATTAACCAAATACTTTGTTGCTTACAACTATGAAATGTTCGCTGGGAATGGCGGCCTTAGGCACACCAAAATGTTCTGAAAGCTCGTACATGGTTGGGTCACGCTAGACTAGGCCTTTTCCGCAACAGAATATCACATCTTCAGTGCAGCCCGGCCGCTATCGTTTTGTGTAGCAACAACTCCTACACGTTAGGAGAACCGAGCTGGGCTCGGGTGGCTAGCTGAGCCAAGTGTGTTCGCTGCCGGCGTGAGTTGGAATCTTGAATTCGACTCATGTCTCTCATCGGGATTTATTTCcagaaattatctacaacctcTATCGCGTGGAGCCATAAAGGGATTGCGACGCGTCCGTCGCCTACGGAGCCATTGGTGATTCCGGTGATCTCAAGAAGGACGCGATCTTCCTATCTACGTGTAGTTGTAGACCTGGTTGTGTACGCGTGGGGTGTGCGTGGTGTGTGTGGGGTGTGTGTTCGTGCATGAACATATTCTACAGTTGTACCCAGATGAGAGGCtataaaaaaaaaactcctaCACGTAAGTGTTTTCACAATGTCACCCTCCCAGGCTTCGATCGTGATTATTCTCCACGACCCTAAACTGGGTTTCGACGCTGACTGCTGGATGGAGAACTCACGACCGCGACCGAGAACGAGTCATGTCATGAAGGCGGTCGCCGGTGGGCGTAGTCTTTCTGTCGAGAAGATGCTTTGTAAGGTTGCGTTCGGTTTGGGATAAGGAGAGACTGAACGGATTCATTTTTTTCTGATGAAATGATCTCATCTTCCTTATTCTGTATTTGAGTTCTTCCTCGGTCCATGCACCACCGTCCCTGGCCCTAGCCGCCTCGTCTGTCGTCATTCTCGTCCGGCAGCTTGCAGCCACCCGTCGCAACTGTCCGCCCGCCAGGTCCAAGGTCAAGGCGGGGTGGAGCTCACCGGATCGTGCTAGGGCAGAGCTCGTGCCGGGGGCTAAGGCCATCCACCCCGCTGGAGCGCTCACAGCCGAAAGAAAGAAGACGAAAGCGTGGCCGAAGGAAGCAGCATCATTTGGAGAGGACGAGCACATCCCTCTGATTTCTATGGACGGGGTTGTCCTTCTCGATCTTCTTGAGAGCATGCTTATAACATATCTGAGGATATGTAATCGACAACAAGAAAGAAATGAATAAACTGATCTTAACATTTTGATTGATTTGGTTTAAGTACAATCTAAAAGGACGTGAAGGCGTCGGTTCAGGAACTCGGTGTTTTTACATGTTGAACAGTAACTATAGGATTAGATCTATGGTtaaaaactaatcctagtcactAATCCGTGGGTAGGATCCGTGGCTTCGATGGGTGTGGATGTGATCACCATTCTCCATTGGTCCATTCCCTTCTTAACAGATTTCTTCTTAACAAGAACGATTCAGATTCATAGCATTCATTTTTGTGACCGCGAAGAGGATGGAGTGATTTTAAACATGGAACCTGATGCCCAGAAAACTGCACAAGGTTATGCATGTCATGTCGTTGCCTGGGGACAAGTTTAAGTGCATAGCTGACAGGTGGAAATGTAATCCGTGATGAAGAAGTAAGGTGTCAACTTTATGTGCTTTAGCTGACAGGTGAGCCAACCAACTATGAGATCTAGGTGGAAGATCAGATGGTATGTCGTCCCAAAAGTCAGAAAGGCAACCGTCCCTGGGTTGACCTCACCAGCAGCCACGGGTGTGACAAAGTTACTAAAACTGAGAAAACATCCTTGGCTAGATGTGACTCGGAGCAGGAAGTCCCTAACCATTACCCACTCCATATCAAATTGTAATTCGTTTTGGCTTTCCTAGATACACAGTTTTttttgttagttgatctccaccagccaattgggcccttagatccatgtcctgatcgggggcgtccaaccctaatatggttggtggacccccgtcgcacagcgtcataaataggaggtgggggctgggggcaccaagcacgaggttcgcctgagccgcctagcaccccacctacagtcctaaaccctaactgatcacagagggggcgctgccagcgacgggaagcgccgCCACCACCTCTACATCACGCCGGAGGGCTGCTACGACACCGGGCTACCCTGCGACGTCTACACCGACCCCTAGACGGCACCGCTGCTGCATCGTCGCCTTTCACCACCAAGCACCGCGATGGCGAGCCCGTCTTCCTCAAAGGAGGCCGATGTTTTGCACCCccttcacccctctctctctcactctttcTCTTGTCCTGTACTAGTAGATGTTCGAGCGCTCACTGTTTATTCCAAAAGCAAGTAGACTCGCTAGATCTGTGGCTAGTGATCATGTTTTaggtctatcaatggtatcatagcctaactaggtgtagatctagcctaTCAGATAAGAAAGTGGGGTAGCAGCATTTAGAAAGAGATGATAGATTCGGTTTTAGATCTAAACAGAGGGTTCATCGAAATTGGATGAAGAAAAACAGTAAGAAAGAGTTTTGTTTCTGAACAAcaactcaaaccctaaccctaacccacgtGAACCACtcggggaagatgaacagtaaggaaaccctaaccctaatctcgatccaaaccccatccccaaccctaaatcggatagatccgagaagaaaacaaagaaagatCCACATCAGAGAAGAAAAGGGGAAGGGTAAGAGGCCAACTTCACCGCTGCACCGCGCTGCCGCCTCGTCGACGCGCAAGAAGGGTTGAGCCACCGCCACACGTAGCcctggataacgagccggctcggctcgtttgggctcggctcgttctggctcgttaagataacgagctagctcggctcggctcgttatcctaacgagccagaaagccagctcggctcggctcgttaaaagctcgagctggctcgttaagctcgcgagccaggtataaaaaatacacaaaatataatatttgcatttatctaaagtttgagaataataataatacaaaagaaatgcatctagaccagttaccagtcaatttatagggtctagaccagttaccagtcaattgtaaagtgcaagacatgaagtaatacaaaaactaatacaagttttgatactttttttcctgaaagcttgctcgtttagctcgcgagcggctcgcgagctggctcgagttggctcgttatagctaacgagctaaaatcttggctcggctcggctcgttatcataacgagtcgagccgagccgagtcgagccagccacgagccgagcgagctaacgagcttcgagtttttcgtccagccttagccACACGTTGAGCGGGCGCGTGCTCTGGCCAAGGGCGCCGCGGCTAGggcaccgcggccaggccgctcgacgacggcgcgctcacccactggggacCGCGTGCgctggcgagggggccggcgacggcaccGTCATCGCCTCGCCTCACTCGGTGTAGTCGTAGGGCTGAGAGAGAAGGAGAAGCGGTCGGGTCAGATCTAGGGTTTAGGAAGCTCCTCACTACAGCGCGCGTGGGGATCAGGGCACCGCAGCCTAAACCGCTCGACGACGACGCGCTCACCCGCTACGGAGCGTGCACGGCGACGAGAGGACCGATGACGACACCATCTTCGCTCTCGTCTTCGCTCGGTCGTGAGTTGCTGCTGCGCTGAGGAGAGAAAGGAgcgaggcgaagagagagaaagagcagaAGCGAATGGCTAGGGTTTTCCCAGGGTCACCGCGGCGTCGACTTTTATATAACCGATCCACGCGCGCAGCCGTTGGATGCGATCCGACGGTCACCATTCGCTGGACCGAAATCGGCCCAGGCGGGCAAGCGTAGCGGGCgactttgccggcctaggcccaggttgcggcctgggcgcgggggaggtgCCTCGAGCGCGAGCTGCTGCAGGCCAGGCCACGCACTGTTGCTGCTGGGCCGTTTACTGTTGCTGCATGCCAGGCTAGAATGAACAGCAAGAAATGATTTAAAGTTTATTTAATTTTTAGAAGcagatttaaatgaattttgATGAATTTCGAAGGTTTAAAATTTCTGGTAAAATTACACCAACGTGTTACTTTTTTCCAGAAAATAGATATGAACgagaaaatgcttctgaaaagtagataattaTTATTtattcatgtttccgctgcaattaTAAAGTTTataatcttctaattaaattcgaaccaacgggagagttTAATTTCAAGAGTAGTCAATTTTAAtcaataaattataatattattatttttcttacCAACactgataatagcaatattataatgtttaatTATAAGTTTTCCccgcattaattctatttttgcccaacgatgatgtagaattagtgtataaggatattgtatgttttaattttgaccaacgttaaattaaagcatgcaattataatgtcatattttctcactatctctgatggtgtttttcaggactcaacccaatggcatTCATCTCGCACATACCACCTCTAGAAGGGGGCAATTACAGAGTATGGTGAAAGAAGTATGAGCTCACACTTGCGCTGTCCGAGAATGACTTAGCGCTTACCTTCCCGTGTCCTATTGAGCCAGTGGACCCAGTGAGGGCAGAAAACgagactgatgctgatttcactgctcgacgGTGAGATCATGCGGAAATTAGAATGAAATACGATCTTGATCGGAAGAAGTGGGATATCTcgaaccgcaagtgcttgatggtggccaaGTCCACTATTTCAGATGCTATAAGGGGGTCTATCCCAGACTGTGATACCGCCACGGAGTACCTaaaggtggagagtcagttcactagctcctCAAAGGCTTATGCTAGTATATTGATCAAAAAATTATTCAATAAAAAATATACTGGTGGCGGTATCAAAGAGCACATAttaaagatgagcaacacggcttcgaAGCCGAAGCCAATGAATTTAGGGCTCAAGGATGAATTCCTGATTCatctggtttttgcttccttgccaaaggaatatgaaaccttcgttgttaactacaacatgcagcccAACAAGTGGGGCATAGAGAAGCTTatcgcaatgtgtgttcaagaagaagaaaggttaaagtccttacagggtgactctgttaaccttgtgaaggacaagaaaaagaacttcaataaaaatgccaaacctcaagggaaagccctTCAGACTGAGCACAATCAAAAGAACAATAATGCTCAAGTTGAAAAGAAtcagtgcaaatggtgcaagaagcatggacactcCTAGAGGGACTGTCTAGACTTCCTGAAGAACCTTCTGAAAATaggtgaggatttcattacattcatagatgaatccctgtatttaagttatgcaaaatctacttggtggattgattcaggtgcaactgttcatgttacaAATTCATTACAGAgattccatacgaggaggaccctacaaagaggagaaagaagaattaaagaagcaaatagagttgaagctcaagttgaagccaTTGAAGATCTTTATCTAAAATTAGTTGATGGTTTTCTACTTAAGCTTTTAGATGTTTTATTTGTACCCTGTTTacgaagaaacttaataagtgtttcatgtttagatgacgatggatatgattgccatttcggtaatggcaaatgtcagatcgtttataataataaatgtgttggtcttgcattccgacaagacaagctttatttattatcactttctgagaatgtgaatgatgtaagtactGAGAATGAAAATACTTCCTCATTTATGAACGCAACAAATAAGCgaaagagagtgcatgatgtatctttgaaattatggcactatcgtttaggccatatttcgagggggaataaagtgattgattaagaaatcaattcttccacctTTAGAATTtccagatttagaacaatgcataaattgcataaaaggaaaatatgttaagaaaataaagaaagatgtcaaacgaagcgtaggGAATTTCAGAAATAGTTCAcgcagacatctgtggtcctttttctATGAatagtgtggatggttatgattcattcataacattcacagatgactattcttgttttggctatatttattcagttaaagaaagatcagaagcatttgataaatttaaaatattcaaggctgaagtagagaatcagcacaacttaaagattaaggtagtaaggtccgaccgtgggagagagtactacggtcgacacaccccatatggccaagttcctagaccttttgcaagataCTTATAagaaaatggcatagtagcctagtattctacaccgagcgagcctcagcagaatggagtagctgaaagacgcaatcgtaccttaatggatatggtgagaagcatgataagttactctaccttaccgataagtttatggatggagacgTTAAAAACTATCATTCATATTATTAATCGAGTGTCAAGTAAGTTGGTgcccaagacaccgtatgagttgtggacagaaaagaaaccctcactaaactatttacgtgtgtgaGATTATCCAGCTGAGGCAAATGTATTTAATCCAAATATAGGGAAGctggactccaagacagtcagctgccatttcattggctatctagaaaagtcaaaaggttatgacttctattgtcctgacagacaaacgAAGTTTATAGAAAGAAGACATGTTGTCTTCTTGAAGGATGATATAATCAGGGGAAGCATGGTAGCGTGAAAAATAAGTTTTTGAAGAGAAACGGATATATGTGCCCACTCCTATAgtttcttcacgctacctgttgttgtaccaacagtgcaagacactgtagtaacagcacctgttgttagttctcttGTGGCaccaatgaatgaacatgagaaacctgtccttcaggatccccaagaacccgttgtcacacatgagggagagcaacaacagcctcatgtagaacaagcatcatctaacgaggcccctaaaaggtctcaaagtgagtcaggagatcagccattcctgatgattatgaagtttatgaatgtgatgaatttcaaatggaggatgatcccacctcatttgaagaaaccatgagaagtgctcactcatccaagtggcttgaagccatgaaagatgaaatgaaatcaattaAAACCAACGAAGTTTGGAaattagaaacaattcctaaaggaacCAAGACAGTAggttataaatgggtctacaaaactaaacatgactccaagggaaatatagaaaggtttaaagcgtGATTTGTGGTGAAAGGTTTCACACAAAGAGAAGACATAGATTACAATAAaacattttctctagtctcatgtaataattcttttagaatcataatagcgcttgtagcacattacgacttagaattacatcagatggatgtaaaggcggcgttcctaaacggggatttggaggaaaacgtttacatggcacaaccgaaatattttgttgtggaagaaaaagaatGCATGGGATGTCGTCTGAAGAAATCTATTTAcgaattaaaacaagcttcaagacagtggtatttgaagtttgatagtacaataaaaaAGTTTaggtttcaagaaaatatagagaacaattgtgtttatgcaaagttcaagaatgaataatatatttttctagtcttgtatgtggatgacatcttgctcgctagcagtgatattaatctactactagaaacaaagaagttcttatcctcaaagtttgatataaaggatctcggtgaagcttcgttcgtcctaggaatagactCGACGAGATAGAGAAAAAggggggttctaggattatcacaaaaggcatacttagaaaaagttttaaagaaatacagtatgcaaaattataagtcatcacctgctcccatagtcaaggacgacagatatggggaatttcaatgtcctaagaaccaatatgagatcaatcaaataaaagtggttctatatagttcagctgtcgaaagtttacagtatgctcaagtgtgtattCGCCATGACTTAGCATATGTTACCGGGTTGCTTGACAGATATCACAGTCATCCAgaaatagaacactagaaattagtaaagaaaattTTGCATTACCtacaaggtacgaagggtctcatgctaacgtgcagaagatctgattccctgcacataAAGGGGTacacagattctgattatgcgaaagatgaaagaaagtccacgccaggatacatattcactctcgcaggaggagctatatcgtggaaaagctcaaagcaaaccatcactacatcgtccacaatgtatgccgagtttgtacgatgttatgaggccacagggcaggtgaattggctaaagaaattcatgcccagattgaaagtggtagacgacatacataaaccactcaagttatactacgataataatccaacAGTATGTTATGATCACAACAATAactcaagtggtgctgccaaacacattgacataaagtattatgttgtaaaAGATAAAGTCTGATATCATATAttaatcttgagcatataagaacagcaAAGATGATTGTGGATCCGCtcataaaaggcttaccacccagcgtgttcagagaacacttagccagcATGGGGttaaggaaaagcctatgattcctggacataAGGGGCTAGTTAAGAAtctgttttaaaacagagaggtgcattgtagctgtttaatctaatggcaagagaccgtgacgatgaggcacgctctatgcactgatctgtgatggaatgtgaACAAGAGAAAGTAAGTTAAATTTAAGTTATAAGTGAGATCAAGGATTGTTAGTTGATCTCTACCAATTGACCCAACgatcaattgggcccttggatccgcgccctgatcgaggacctccaaccctaatatggttggtgggcccccgtcgcacaacaCCATAAAtaagaggtgggggccgagggCGCCAAGCACGAGGTTTGCCTGAGCCGCCTAGCACCCCACCTACAGtcctaaaccctaaccgatcacTGGCGTGACTGCTACGACACCAGGCTACCCTACGACGTCTACACTGACCCCTAGACGACATCGCTACTGCACCGTCGCCTTTCACCACCAAGCACCACGATGGCGAGCCTATCTTCCTccaaggcggccgatggtttgcacccccTTCACCCCTCTCTCACTCTCTTATCCTgtactagtagatgttctagCGCTCACTGTTTATTCCAAAAGCATGTAGACTCGCTACGCTAGATCTATGGTCAGTGATCCTGTTTTAGGTCTATCATTTTTTACTATGATCTAGAGATAGTGTATATCATGGTGCATAGTAAAATCTATGTACTATCAATTTGGGACTTGAGCAGGTACTTTTTCTGCCATTGAAGCTGCCAATCCAAAACTACAAGCGACTAACACGAAAATTGGTACATTGGGAAGGGTACATTGGAAAAGTAGCCTAATTCGCATTGGAATTGACCTTGCAAATTGGTACATAAGCACTCATCTGACGCCAGCATGGATCTCATCTCATGTTCCCTTCTCTCAAGACATCAATCATGTCATACAATTTCTTGCTCGCCCCCGATTTTATCTGCGATAGCATGGAAAGTCAACTTCTACCTGCCTCCAGTAAAAACCTCGGACCATCGTGAAACAACAAAGCGTTGAAGATCTTCACCTTTGTGTAGAGAAACATAGCAGCATCAACAGTTCCTTCTGCGTATATTGAACGGCCACATACATTGTGCTGAAACTCAAACGAAACTCTGCAATGCAAGGGTGATTAGCTGCTCATAGCCCTATGCAAGGCCTTAAAACAGAAATTGCCTAGAAAAGGGTTAAGAAAACCTACGTCCCATCAGGTGATGTGAGATGGTACATGTGGAAGGCATGACCCCCAAGATGTTCTTCTGGGACACCTACCAAGGTTACCTGCTCCTCAGGATCCCGAACTTGCTTTACCTACAACAACAGGCAGACAAGTGTGAGAAAAGTACACTTGCTAAAGCAACATAAATTTCTTCACTGTAAGCGAAGCTGGGTATGCTGCATTAGAAAGAACAAATGAACATCTTCACATAGTACTGTCTGTTTATGAATTGATGCATTCAAAACCTGAAGACCAAAACAATACGAAGTCAGACAAGCTCACTCAACAAAGGTCTGGTACAGGTAATTTGGAGGATGGGGGTGATACTCAACCTAAGCCTACTAGATTAACAAGATGGATTAAATTTAAATCATAATGGCCCTGTTTATTTCCGCTTATAATTGACCCACTTCGCTTATAATCGCTGTACCGTGGGGATTTTTTTCGAGTCCCAATTCTCGGTTTTGCTAGTTCAAAGTTCTGAAGCACCAGTCAGCAAAAGCAGGGATAAATGAGGCGTTTGATTTCTTGCATTTTTTCACAAAGAATCCGTTTATAAGCAGAAACAAACTAGGCTTGCTGCGAGTATTGTTTCCTAGGAGATTCATGTAACTTGAAAAGCCTACGTAGAAAAGCAAGATTAAGACATTGGCACGAGTATTGTTTCCTAGAGAAGCATCACAAGTATTGTTAGGAAAAAAAAACATGATAATTTATTGACTGTAAATATTTTTTAAGCAATACCTCGTTCATGTCAAACGATACACCCAACTTCTGAAAGAAAGAGATAACAGCCTTGGCAGTCCCAGAAATGTCCAATTTTGTTGCTTGATGAGACTCCATGACCTGTGGAGGTGTGCCAATTCAACATAAAATAATTTTCTGAAGACTGAGATGATATGATTCTTTTGGGACAATAATCATCATTATTCAAGGAGACAAGGAAGGGGTTTAATTCACTTATTATCATTGTGGCTTGGGAAACTTGGAAGCATCGGAACGATTGTCTTCAATGGCAAAACCAAATGTCACAATGGTGCTGCAAGCAGTCACTAAAGAGTGTATCCTATGGAGTGCTGTTAGAGCAAAAGGTCTCCAGCAGATGTTTGCCAGGTCGTTTCAAGCAGGCTAGAGCCGCTGGCTTGTGGTTGATGGCCGCTTTTCAACTGGAATAGGCTTGCTGCTTGGTTTTTTTCCTTAAATAAATTGCCTTAGGGGTGTGTGTCTTAGGTGCGCGTTTTTTtttgtggggtgggggggggggggggggggggtgtctaCTCCCCTTTGTATTCTCTTCTTTCTTGATGAAATGATATGTAATTCTCTTGTGTGTTAGCAAAAACTTACTGTGCCCATAATGAagaaaaaaacattttcaagctTTAGTATTAGAACTAAGGAAAAATAGCAACATTAATTTTTCTATGGCAGAGATCAAACTATACCTCCAGTTTGTAACCTGAAAATGCACCAGGAAATTGCTCTGACATAATTTCCATGGCAGCAAGAAAAGCAACAACCTAAAAAGATCAAGAAGTTATACAATCAAGAAAGGTTCAAATGTTATCCACGTGATGATAATAAGTGCTGACCACGTGATGATTATAATTGTACCTGCTTCCCCATCTGTGGGGATATCACAGCATAGATATTCGCATCATGCACAGTTTTGTGCAACAGTTGCCTATTTCCACCAGTTGTGCCCATTACAAATGGCAAACCCAATTTGCAATAGAGTTCAGAGTTGGCTGCATACCAAATAAACCATCAAAAGCACCAAGAATGGTGAATAATAATATGAAAATAAAGAACATTGAggcataattttttttgttttcatggTCATAACAAATAAGTATATATGTATACTCCTAAATTTGAGCAGCCTGAGATAAGATGAAAGAAAACGAGATTTTGTTTTCTAGCAAGGTGCTTATTTTATGTAGTATCACTAAAGGAAAACAATTTTTTAACTTGATAATCACGTTCTCTATTACACAATGGCAATATAATATAGGCAATAACAACAGAACAATAATAAGATCCCTGGATCCTCATTCATTTTCAAAAATCATTTAACAAACTACTTAATTAGTACAAATTAGACTTCTCATGGATATTCATTCACAAAATCAGAAATGGGCAGGAAATATCAGATTGAGTGAACCAGTTCCCTTTTTCTAATGGTAATGTAATAAGCATAAGTAATCCAGAATTGACTATGGAAGAAAAAAAATTCTTCAGAGCATGttaacaaagaagaaaagacacATAAATTTCAATGGGAATTACTAATACACTTACCATTAACAGCATCAGGCACAGTGTAATCGACAACTATGAGATCTGGGTACTCCTTAACAATGGAAGGAAGAATTTTTTCACTTTCAGATGGGTCATGAATACAAATTTCTCTATCACATACTTCAATCTTTCCATCAGGGACCTCCATGGCACTGAATGATACAGG encodes:
- the LOC136473034 gene encoding probable 4-hydroxy-tetrahydrodipicolinate reductase 1, chloroplastic, translating into MLSATIAAHPAAATALRRRYPLRPRQPLCAPIGTAAKRQWMATARLSVTNALANLSVESAPAAPPKLSFPILVNSCTGKMGKAVAEAAVSAGLQLVPVSFSAMEVPDGKIEVCDREICIHDPSESEKILPSIVKEYPDLIVVDYTVPDAVNANSELYCKLGLPFVMGTTGGNRQLLHKTVHDANIYAVISPQMGKQVVAFLAAMEIMSEQFPGAFSGYKLEVMESHQATKLDISGTAKAVISFFQKLGVSFDMNEVKQVRDPEEQVTLVGVPEEHLGGHAFHMYHLTSPDGTVSFEFQHNVCGRSIYAEGTVDAAMFLYTKIKSGASKKLYDMIDVLREGNMR